From a single Solenopsis invicta isolate M01_SB chromosome 4, UNIL_Sinv_3.0, whole genome shotgun sequence genomic region:
- the LOC105199190 gene encoding rhodopsin, with translation MSLASGPSHAAYTWVAQRGGFGNQTVVDKVLPDMLHMVDVHWYQFPPMNPLWHSLLGFVIGVLGITSVIGNGMVVYIFTTTKSLRTPSNLLVINLAISDFIMMLAMSPTMVINCYYETWVLGPLFCELYALAGSLFGCGSIWTMTMIAFDRYNVIVKGLSAKPMTINGALLRILAIWAFSLLWTIAPLLGWGRYVPEGNMTACGTDYLSKDMISRSYILAYSIFVYFMPLFLIIYSYFFIIQAVAAHEKNMRKQAKKMNVASLRSAENQNTSAECRLAKIALMTISLWFMAWTPYLVINYAGIFETMTISPLFTIWGSVFAKANAVYNPIVYGISHPKYRAALFQRFPSLACNTSESVSDADTMSTTTTVTEGEKPAA, from the exons ATGTCTCTTGCATCTGGACCGAGCCATGCAGCCTACACATGGGTGGCACAAAGAGGTGGATTTGGTAACCAAACGGTGGTCGACAAAGTGCTGCCGGATATGCTTCACATGGTCGACGTTCACTGGTACCAATTTCCACCGATGAACCCCCTGTGGCACTCGCTTCTCGGCTTCGTCATCGGTGTCCTCGGCATAACATCCGTCATCGGTAACGGCATGGTGGTATACATATTCACCACTACTAAGAGTCTCCGTACCCCAAGTAACCTGCTCGTCATCAATCTCGCCATCTCCGATTTCATCATGATGTTGGCCATGTCTCCAACTATG GTGATTAACTGCTATTACGAGACTTGGGTGCTGGGACCCTTATTCTGTGAATTGTACGCCTTGGCGGGCTCCCTGTTCGGATGTGGCTCCATATGGACGATGACGATGATAGCATTCGACAGGTACAACGTAATCGTCAAAGGCTTGTCCGCTAAGCCAATGACTATTAACGGCGCCCTCCTTCGCATATTGGCCATCTGGGCTTTTTCATTACTGTGGACAATCGCTCCGTTACTCGGATGGGGCCG CTATGTGCCTGAAGGCAACATGACTGCTTGTGGTACTGATTACTTGAGCAAGGATATGATCTCCAGATCGTACATCTTGGCCTACAGCATCTTTGTTTATTTCATGCCACTGTTCCTTATCATCTACAGCTACTTTTTCATCATTCAGGCTGTCGCCGCCCATGAGAAGAACATGCGTAAGCAAGCGAAAAAAATGAACGTCGCTTCCCTGCGATCGGCCGAGAACCAGAACACCAGCGCCGAATGTAGACTGGCGAAG atagCTCTCATGACCATTTCGCTGTGGTTCATGGCGTGGACTCCGTACCTGGTCATCAATTATGCGGGCATCTTCGAGACGATGACGATCAGCCCGCTTTTTACAATCTGGGGTTCTGTTTTTGCCAAAGCCAACGCCGTATACAATCCCATTGTGTACGGCATCAG CCATCCCAAATATCGAGCTGCTCTCTTCCAAAGGTTTCCGTCTCTGGCGTGCAACACCAGCGAGTCAGTGTCTGATGCGGATACGATGTCCACGACTACCACGGTCACAGAAGGCGAGAAACCTGccgcataa
- the LOC105199193 gene encoding DNA replication complex GINS protein SLD5 isoform X1 encodes MARSRCKRHAMDESLEDNLLDDGDGVGEVTAQTVLQEIENAWMNERCAPEILPHQSDLVDCMLQQIAHMEENIKRLDRSDLRALVHRMELDRIRYVISSYLRARLEKIERYTFHILSEESNRSPEEAYLTPGELRFAKEYGDSLEALFKTVALDHMPPNFRGFERNKLTVRPNLQTHVFLRANQSITGIVLPGTNDEVDFEEGSQHIIQYSAVSNLVKSGVVQLI; translated from the exons ATGGCTCGGTCCAGATGCAAGAGACATG CCATGGACGAGAGTCTCGAGGACAATTTGCTGGACGACGGGGACGGCGTCGGCGAGGTGACGGCGCAGACCGTGCTCCAGGAAATCGAGAACGCCTGGATGAACGAACGATGCGCACCCGAGATCCTGCCGCATCAGTCTGACCTGGTGGACTGCATGCTGCAGCAAATCGCGCACATGGAGGAGAACATTAAGAGGTTAGATAGGAGCGATCTGCGAGCGCTAGTCCACCGGATGGAACTCGATCGGATCAGATACGTGATCAGCAGCTACCTGCGCGCGCGTCTGGAGAAGATTGAGCGATACACGTTCCACATCTTGTCGGAGGAGAGTAACAGGAGCCCGGAGGAGGCCTACCTGACGCCAGGCGAGCTGCGCTTCGCCAAGGAGTACGGAGACAGTTTGGAAGCGCTCTTCAAGACGGTCGCGTTGGATCACATGCCGCCCAACTTTCGAGGATTCGAGAGAAACAAGTTAACCGTTAGGCCCAATCTGCAAACACATGTGTTTCTTCGTGCCAATCAAAGCATCACTGGCATAGTCCTGCCTGGTACGAACGACGAGGTAGACTTTGAGGAAGGTTCGCAGCATATTATTCAGTACAGCGCCGTTTCAAACTTGGTTAAGTCTGGTGTGGTGCAGTTGATTTGA
- the LOC105199191 gene encoding rhodopsin isoform X3: MDPIWHKILGLVMIVLGIMGWTGNGIVVYVFLMTPSLRTPSNLLVMNLAFSDLIMMVIMSPQMIINCYYETWILGPLMCDIHSMVASLCGCTSIWTMTAIALDRYNVIVKGISGKPFTIKKAILEILIIWLFASVWTVLPMVGWNRYVLEGNMATCGIDYLAKDWISRSYILVYSIFVYYTPLFTIIYSYYFIVSAVDAHEKAIRKQTKKMNVQYLQSGDNQNASAEAKLAKVALMTISLWFMAWTPYLVINYIGIFGGISISPLFTIWGSLFAKANAVYNPIVYGISHPKYRAALKEKLPFFVCGSTEDPPAKTAATETSSMTTANA; encoded by the exons ATGGATCCAATATGGCACAAAATTTTAGGCCTTGTGATGATTGTGCTAGGAATTATGGGATGGACCGGTAATGGTATTGTAGTATACGTATTCTTGATGACACCTTCTTTAAGGACACCGAGCAATCTTCTAGTGATGAACTTAGCTTTTTCGGACCTTATTATGATGGTTATCATGTCGCCTCAAATGATAATCAATTGTTACTATGAAACCTGGATATTag gaCCGTTGATGTGCGACATACATTCCATGGTTGCTTCCTTATGTGGATGCACCTCAATATGGACTATGACTGCTATTGCTTTAGATCGATACAATGTTATAGTGAAG GGTATATCAGGTAAACCATTCACCATCAAGAAAGCAATCctcgaaattttaataatttggcTCTTCGCTTCAGTATGGACGGTTTTGCCCATGGTGGGTTGGAACAG ATATGTGCTAGAAGGCAATATGGCCACTTGTGGTATAGACTATCTTGCCAAGGATTGGATTTCCAGATCGTACATTTTAGTGTAttcaatatttgtatattatacgcCGCTGTTTACTATAATTTACAGCTATTACTTTATTGTTTCG GCAGTAGATGCTCATGAAAAAGCAATAAGAAAACAAACGAAAAAGATGAATGTCCAATATTTGCAATCTGGAGATAATCAGAACGCAAGTGCAGAAGCAAAACTGGCAAAG GTGGCTCTTATGACCATTTCCTTATGGTTTATGGCATGGACGCCATATCtggttattaattatattggtATTTTTGGTGGCATTAGTATTAGTCCTCTTTTCACAATTTGGGGCTCTCTCTTTGCAAAGGCAAACGCTGTATACAATCCAATTGTTTACGGAATTAG tCATCCAAAATATAGAGCAGCGTTAAAGGAAAAATTACCGTTCTTCGTATGCGGCTCTACTGAAGATCCACCTGCAAAAACTGCGGCTACAGAAACATCATCTATGACCACAGCGAACGCGTAA
- the LOC105199191 gene encoding rhodopsin isoform X2 yields the protein MESLVIVSSENLTSIILSGNSTMALPNVLKTTHGPKALWPIMNFNNQTIVDKITPDMLHLIDPYWYQFAPMDPIWHKILGLVMIVLGIMGWTGNGIVVYVFLMTPSLRTPSNLLVMNLAFSDLIMMVIMSPQMIINCYYETWILGPLMCDIHSMVASLCGCTSIWTMTAIALDRYNVIVKGISGKPFTIKKAILEILIIWLFASVWTVLPMVGWNRYVLEGNMATCGIDYLAKDWISRSYILVYSIFVYYTPLFTIIYSYYFIVSAVDAHEKAIRKQTKKMNVQYLQSGDNQNASAEAKLAKVALMTISLWFMAWTPYLVINYIGIFGGISISPLFTIWGSLFAKANAVYNPIVYGISHPKYRAALKEKLPFFVCGSTEDPPAKTAATETSSMTTANA from the exons ATGGAATCCCTTGTTATAGTGAGTTCTGAAAATCTAACTTCAATCATTTTATCTGGGAACTCCACTATGGCTCTTCCCAATGTTCTAAAAACAACACACGGACCTAAAGCTTTGTGGCCAATCATGAACTTCAACAATCAAACTATAGTGGATAAAATAACTCCGGATATGTTGCACTTAATTGATCCCTATTG GTATCAATTTGCACCTATGGATCCAATATGGCACAAAATTTTAGGCCTTGTGATGATTGTGCTAGGAATTATGGGATGGACCGGTAATGGTATTGTAGTATACGTATTCTTGATGACACCTTCTTTAAGGACACCGAGCAATCTTCTAGTGATGAACTTAGCTTTTTCGGACCTTATTATGATGGTTATCATGTCGCCTCAAATGATAATCAATTGTTACTATGAAACCTGGATATTag gaCCGTTGATGTGCGACATACATTCCATGGTTGCTTCCTTATGTGGATGCACCTCAATATGGACTATGACTGCTATTGCTTTAGATCGATACAATGTTATAGTGAAG GGTATATCAGGTAAACCATTCACCATCAAGAAAGCAATCctcgaaattttaataatttggcTCTTCGCTTCAGTATGGACGGTTTTGCCCATGGTGGGTTGGAACAG ATATGTGCTAGAAGGCAATATGGCCACTTGTGGTATAGACTATCTTGCCAAGGATTGGATTTCCAGATCGTACATTTTAGTGTAttcaatatttgtatattatacgcCGCTGTTTACTATAATTTACAGCTATTACTTTATTGTTTCG GCAGTAGATGCTCATGAAAAAGCAATAAGAAAACAAACGAAAAAGATGAATGTCCAATATTTGCAATCTGGAGATAATCAGAACGCAAGTGCAGAAGCAAAACTGGCAAAG GTGGCTCTTATGACCATTTCCTTATGGTTTATGGCATGGACGCCATATCtggttattaattatattggtATTTTTGGTGGCATTAGTATTAGTCCTCTTTTCACAATTTGGGGCTCTCTCTTTGCAAAGGCAAACGCTGTATACAATCCAATTGTTTACGGAATTAG tCATCCAAAATATAGAGCAGCGTTAAAGGAAAAATTACCGTTCTTCGTATGCGGCTCTACTGAAGATCCACCTGCAAAAACTGCGGCTACAGAAACATCATCTATGACCACAGCGAACGCGTAA
- the LOC105199193 gene encoding DNA replication complex GINS protein SLD5 isoform X2 translates to MDESLEDNLLDDGDGVGEVTAQTVLQEIENAWMNERCAPEILPHQSDLVDCMLQQIAHMEENIKRLDRSDLRALVHRMELDRIRYVISSYLRARLEKIERYTFHILSEESNRSPEEAYLTPGELRFAKEYGDSLEALFKTVALDHMPPNFRGFERNKLTVRPNLQTHVFLRANQSITGIVLPGTNDEVDFEEGSQHIIQYSAVSNLVKSGVVQLI, encoded by the coding sequence ATGGACGAGAGTCTCGAGGACAATTTGCTGGACGACGGGGACGGCGTCGGCGAGGTGACGGCGCAGACCGTGCTCCAGGAAATCGAGAACGCCTGGATGAACGAACGATGCGCACCCGAGATCCTGCCGCATCAGTCTGACCTGGTGGACTGCATGCTGCAGCAAATCGCGCACATGGAGGAGAACATTAAGAGGTTAGATAGGAGCGATCTGCGAGCGCTAGTCCACCGGATGGAACTCGATCGGATCAGATACGTGATCAGCAGCTACCTGCGCGCGCGTCTGGAGAAGATTGAGCGATACACGTTCCACATCTTGTCGGAGGAGAGTAACAGGAGCCCGGAGGAGGCCTACCTGACGCCAGGCGAGCTGCGCTTCGCCAAGGAGTACGGAGACAGTTTGGAAGCGCTCTTCAAGACGGTCGCGTTGGATCACATGCCGCCCAACTTTCGAGGATTCGAGAGAAACAAGTTAACCGTTAGGCCCAATCTGCAAACACATGTGTTTCTTCGTGCCAATCAAAGCATCACTGGCATAGTCCTGCCTGGTACGAACGACGAGGTAGACTTTGAGGAAGGTTCGCAGCATATTATTCAGTACAGCGCCGTTTCAAACTTGGTTAAGTCTGGTGTGGTGCAGTTGATTTGA
- the LOC105199191 gene encoding rhodopsin isoform X1 codes for MESLVIVSSENLTSIILSGNSTMALPNVLKTTHGPKALWPIMNFNNQTIVDKITPDMLHLIDPYWLLWISLYQFAPMDPIWHKILGLVMIVLGIMGWTGNGIVVYVFLMTPSLRTPSNLLVMNLAFSDLIMMVIMSPQMIINCYYETWILGPLMCDIHSMVASLCGCTSIWTMTAIALDRYNVIVKGISGKPFTIKKAILEILIIWLFASVWTVLPMVGWNRYVLEGNMATCGIDYLAKDWISRSYILVYSIFVYYTPLFTIIYSYYFIVSAVDAHEKAIRKQTKKMNVQYLQSGDNQNASAEAKLAKVALMTISLWFMAWTPYLVINYIGIFGGISISPLFTIWGSLFAKANAVYNPIVYGISHPKYRAALKEKLPFFVCGSTEDPPAKTAATETSSMTTANA; via the exons ATGGAATCCCTTGTTATAGTGAGTTCTGAAAATCTAACTTCAATCATTTTATCTGGGAACTCCACTATGGCTCTTCCCAATGTTCTAAAAACAACACACGGACCTAAAGCTTTGTGGCCAATCATGAACTTCAACAATCAAACTATAGTGGATAAAATAACTCCGGATATGTTGCACTTAATTGATCCCTATTGGTTACTTTGGATTTCTTT GTATCAATTTGCACCTATGGATCCAATATGGCACAAAATTTTAGGCCTTGTGATGATTGTGCTAGGAATTATGGGATGGACCGGTAATGGTATTGTAGTATACGTATTCTTGATGACACCTTCTTTAAGGACACCGAGCAATCTTCTAGTGATGAACTTAGCTTTTTCGGACCTTATTATGATGGTTATCATGTCGCCTCAAATGATAATCAATTGTTACTATGAAACCTGGATATTag gaCCGTTGATGTGCGACATACATTCCATGGTTGCTTCCTTATGTGGATGCACCTCAATATGGACTATGACTGCTATTGCTTTAGATCGATACAATGTTATAGTGAAG GGTATATCAGGTAAACCATTCACCATCAAGAAAGCAATCctcgaaattttaataatttggcTCTTCGCTTCAGTATGGACGGTTTTGCCCATGGTGGGTTGGAACAG ATATGTGCTAGAAGGCAATATGGCCACTTGTGGTATAGACTATCTTGCCAAGGATTGGATTTCCAGATCGTACATTTTAGTGTAttcaatatttgtatattatacgcCGCTGTTTACTATAATTTACAGCTATTACTTTATTGTTTCG GCAGTAGATGCTCATGAAAAAGCAATAAGAAAACAAACGAAAAAGATGAATGTCCAATATTTGCAATCTGGAGATAATCAGAACGCAAGTGCAGAAGCAAAACTGGCAAAG GTGGCTCTTATGACCATTTCCTTATGGTTTATGGCATGGACGCCATATCtggttattaattatattggtATTTTTGGTGGCATTAGTATTAGTCCTCTTTTCACAATTTGGGGCTCTCTCTTTGCAAAGGCAAACGCTGTATACAATCCAATTGTTTACGGAATTAG tCATCCAAAATATAGAGCAGCGTTAAAGGAAAAATTACCGTTCTTCGTATGCGGCTCTACTGAAGATCCACCTGCAAAAACTGCGGCTACAGAAACATCATCTATGACCACAGCGAACGCGTAA